A stretch of DNA from Leucobacter luti:
GTCGTCATTCAGGCCGTCGTGCGAAACCCGCTGGGTGATCCCTATCTGATCGGCATCATGCCGGGTGCGTCCCTCGGCGCGGTGAGTGTCATCGTGCTCGGGGCGTCTGCCGTTGGCGGGGTCGGGCTCTCCGGTGCTGCATTCGCTGGTGCGATGCTGGCGTTCGCGGTGGTGTTCCTACTGGGCCGCCACAATGGGCAGTGGCCACCTGCTCGTCTCGTGCTGGCCGGTGTTGCCGTCGGGTACCTCATCTCCTCGGTGACGTTCTTCCTGCAGACGATTGCGACGCCGAATCAGGTCCAGCGGGTACTGTTCTGGAGCTTGGGGAGCGTCGCAGGTGCGAGCTGGGAGGATCTCGTGACCCTCTCGGTCGTGGTGCTCGCCGGGAGCCTGTTCCTTGCTCTCAATGGGTCTCGCCTGAACGCTCTCTCGGCGGACACTGAACTCACCGCCACGCTCGGCATCAACGTCGCACGATTCCAGTTGCTCCTCATGCTGGTGGTCGCGCTCGTGACGGGCTCTATCGTGGCCGTGGCCGGGGGCATTGGGTTCGTGGGGCTGGTGATCCCGCACATCGCCAGACTCCTCGTGGGGGCCGATCATCGACGCGTGCTCATCATTTCGCTCCTCCTCGGAGCGGTGTTCCTGCCGCTCGCGGATATCGCTGCCCGGTTGCTGCGTGCGCCCGCCGAACTTCCGATCGGCGTCATCACGGCCGCAGTCGGCGCACCGTTCTTCCTGTGGCTGCTGGTCGCCGGGTCTGGCAGGCGCACGCGCACGCGCGTCACACGGCAGGGGCGGTCACCTCGTGCGATCGAGCCAGCTCCTCCGCCTCGCTGGGCGCAGGGGCGCAGTGCTCGGCATTACACCGCAGTGCTCCGCGGGCAGGATTTGCCCCGGCGCCGCGGGCTACGAGGAGGCGAGCGATGAGAGTGGTAG
This window harbors:
- a CDS encoding iron ABC transporter permease; the protein is MGLLGLLAATLIASVSLGAVTVPVDVVWTAVAGHLGVPGVHSDPISDQIVWTVRVPRALLGALVGAGLAISGVVIQAVVRNPLGDPYLIGIMPGASLGAVSVIVLGASAVGGVGLSGAAFAGAMLAFAVVFLLGRHNGQWPPARLVLAGVAVGYLISSVTFFLQTIATPNQVQRVLFWSLGSVAGASWEDLVTLSVVVLAGSLFLALNGSRLNALSADTELTATLGINVARFQLLLMLVVALVTGSIVAVAGGIGFVGLVIPHIARLLVGADHRRVLIISLLLGAVFLPLADIAARLLRAPAELPIGVITAAVGAPFFLWLLVAGSGRRTRTRVTRQGRSPRAIEPAPPPRWAQGRSARHYTAVLRGQDLPRRRGLRGGER